ACCTTGTTCCACTGGTCGATATCTTTATTGGCCACCGTTAAGAAGAACACACTTCACACAGCTTTGAccagggggggacagaggacaTCCTGAGGGCTTGAAGGAGAATCAGTGTATTGTCgggtttgggggtggggggggttaggaCATGATTGTGACAGGGCTTGGGATTCATTGTCGGTATTTTTgggctgtgtgtgaggggttCCTAATTGGTCAGAATATATCTCCTCCCCCATTTGCTGTGGTGGATCATGAACACAAAAGAGGAACACATAGGTAGCCATCACAGCTGTTTTGGAGGAGCCGCTGTGATTGGAGAACATGGATGCCTGCAGCGATGGACAACTACTCTGTGGGTAAGGGTTAGTATCTACAAAGAATTTCAACGAGGGAGTCGGACAGATCTAGGATCAGCTCTATTGTATTCTTAATTCGATTCTTTTAATACTTTTTGCCTGATTTAAAAATGTGCAACTGATCACAGACCAGCCCTCCAACTCTAAAACCCTTTGAGCACCCAGACAACAGTTAACCTTTCCataaaggacacacacactgggccctCAAACACACTCTTGAACACAGTCTTTCACACAGTCTGTTACACAACATGGGACAAACGGGATGGAGGGTTGGCTGGTGGGAGGTCCAGGTAAGGATACGATCTGTGCCTGGGAACAAGACACTACCCCGGACCATTTCTGCCATGATGCAGCCAATAGACCAGACATCAACTGAAAAATGAAATGACAACCAAATTAGCATGCAGGACTCAAAAACAAACAACCCAAACAAACAGATCAaaagaaacaacaaacaaataccaCAGACAAAAGGAGGCGATGCAAACGgggtgatgtgtgtctgtgtgtgtgcgtgggggggggggggggggggggggcacatttcTAATGCCTGCATTCACTCTAGTGTCTGTGTCCAACAACCCTCCTGCAGTCAGTGTTGTCTCATCAGGTCTAAAAACAGGGAAAGCTGGTAAGGTTTAGAATTTTTCCCCATCATCTTCAGACTAACCAGACAATGAAAGCAGAGGTCTGTAGAAACAGTATTATTACATAAGACAgcgaacccccctcccctttctcatTTTAAGTAATCTCACCTTAAGTCATAGACAGATGAAGTCATTGATATATCGATTTCAGTCTGTGTTTGAAACCATGGCTGACTGCCAGCCTGTGTAATTCCAGGGCACTTTTTAAATGCTTTTACTGGTCCAGACTACGTGACAGGATAACCACAGTCTGTCTGAGTACGACTCGTTTCCTGCTTTGCCAAAGTATGTATTCTGAGCGGCTCTATGAGGTAAAGGTGATGTAAAGTGAATGTTGTGCACTTTTCCGTGATGAGAGTTTGGAATTCCATTTTAGGTGCATCAGGTTGAGCGAGACGGATGTGTTTGGAGCTAGTGCTGTCTGTTcggtggtgaggggggtgatggaagggtgtgtgtgaagggggggaggtgtgtgtgtgtgtgagggcgggAGGTGTGTGTCAGGACGGGGGGTGAAGAGGAGTCAGGCATCCCAAAGAAATATCATTTTTGACAGTGTTTTTTTGAACATGATCTCTGCAATCCATTCCATGAACAAGGCTTCAGAACAAAAGAAAGGTAGAAAAGGAAGAAcaaactctttttttctctctctctctttctctctctctcgcttacaATGCAGAAACTGCTGCAAGCAGCACAAGGATACAATCCCTTCCTGGAAAAAGGATTTTGTGGCGAACCATTTCTGCCATAATGCAGCCCACAGCCCATATATCCACTACACATGTGTAgcacaggaggagaaggaaagaatAAGCAAAGAATCAAGTCAGCAGGACCATCTAAGGGTGTTCAGGTCAGAAGACTACAAGGGGCAGCCTACTGACTGGCTGATCACCTCAATCTGAGACTCAAGCCTAGCCTAAACTTCCTTCTTTTCACTTGCAAAGCCTGTGTTTCCATCTAATAACCAAAAACTGTGTAGTGACATTAAGATATGAAGCAAGCCTCATTTCGTCTGCATGGAGATTTCAGAGAAACGCTAAGTGCAGAAGGCAGGCAGTGTTGAGAGAGTAAGAGCATGCATAAGTGACTGGATCCAGTCAGACCAGTCTCGCTCTGGACGGACAATCAATAAAACAACACAAGCCCTGGAGctgctgtgtgacagtgtggaaggaaggcagaggcaccaaacaggaagtatcCCAAAATGCATTGCCACATGTGCCACGTTCCCCTTGGAGGGTGTCagactgagtgagtgtgtgtgtgcactcaagTGAGAGGTGCATGCGGCAAGCAGAGTTTTGCAGTACATCTTCTAATTGGCTGATGCCACAACCCATGGCTGACTCACCATTGGCTTGGTAGCCCATCCCCAGGATGACCTCAGGGGCACGGTAGTAGCGTGTCACAACATAGGGGGTCATGAGGAGGCCGGTGGCAGCTGTTCTGGCCAGGCCAAAGTCGAGGATTTTCAGTGTGCAGTCGGACTTCACCACAATGTTGCTGGGCTTCAAATCCTGCAAGAAGAGGTGGAAGAGAATGAAGAAATCATTAGATGAATGCCTGGAAAGAACCTTGGGGGTATAGGTGGTGGAATTAAGAAAAGATGTGAGGATTTCATCTTCCCATGCGCTCGAATAAATATGATGGTGTGTGAAGTCAATAAAATGCCTTGGATTTAATTATAACTATGTTTACTTTGAATTTCAAGCCGTTTCCCAGCATGTAAGCATCTCTAGCTTTCTATAGTTATTTGAGTATCAAATCCTCATTCCACAGGACATATTCAGTTTGTATTCATAACAACTGAGACGGTCCAGTGGTGTAGGCTAATAGTCATTTTTGCTGTGTTCAAATGCGGCCCGGATCAGACAGCACCAAACCGGGGGAAACGGGACAGCtgtggagaggcaggcagagaggagacatgCAGGGAAGCGAACTTTGACAACAAGTGACTCATCTTCAGTACGCCTCCACCTTACTGGGGCTCTGCGCGTTCCACATTAGGACCGAGGCGAGGCCTCTCTCAGCTAGGTCACACAGATTAGTGCTGCTTGGCTGGCTCAGGGACGCGTGTGCATTACACTAACTTattctgtgcgcgtgtgtgctcgtgcgagtgtgtgcgtgcgagagtTGTGTGTTGGAATAAGTAAgtaagtgaatgtgtgtgtgggttcggATGAATGTACGCGTGTGcacgtgcacgtgtgtgtgagcatcTCCAGTGTTGACCCACCCTGTGTATGATGCCAGCAGCGTGGAGGTGCTTGATGCCACACAGCATCTGGTAGAGCAGGTAGGACAGCCTCTCGTGGTCCAGCTCCATCTGAATGACCTGGCACAGGTTGGCATCCATCAGCTCCATCACCAGGTACCTGCGGGGCGGAGGGGGCGTGGTGAGAGAGTACACCATACAGACCTGCACACTCACACGCTCAGGGAAATGTGGACAAGCTCTCATTCGGCACACATTCAGCACATTCACGTACGCTTTCTTGGGCATACTCCATATACTCCCATacatccacccccacccccccacacacacactaacaataAAAACTGTACATTACagtccatccacacacacacacacaaagcagagTGGGCTCTTTCATCCTGAAACTGTCTGTTTATACTCCAGGCCTCAGGctatgatttgttcatttttctTTTTAGCTCCAATCAGGCAGACACagagtgatacacacacacactcctctcctctgccaggATAGAATTAATCACACTTCCTCCCAGAATGCACTCTGCAATGTACTAACCCATCACTTATCCCTTAGCAGACCTTAGTTCTGCCCACTGTCCACTGCCCACTGCCCACTGCCCACCACACACAAATTCATACaattgcgcgcacacacacagcgtttAGACGTTTCATATAATTCTAAGTCAGGGTTACATGCTACAGTACAGCTCACTTACACGTCCTGAAACTCCTCTAGtgtcttctgtggtgtgaaaaCATTTAATAGGCCTATGATCTGGAAAGGCAAATAGAGCACATTATTATACAACAGTGGTTTGGTTTGACTGTAAtgctactacacacacacacacacacatacacagagagcaGTATAAAATGCTTACGTTCTTATGGTTGACACACTTCATGAGTACCAGCTCTCTGTAAGCACGTTTGGCGTGAGTCTGGTTCTGAAAAGGTCGACTGAGTTTCTTAATAGCAACATTTCGCTCGAGGTTGTGGTCATATGCTGAGCTGTAAAAGAACCAAAAAAAGACAGCAAAATATGAAACTACTGCACAGTAAATAAATGCATTATTATTTTTACACACTTTATTACATATCTTATTTTTACTTGTATTTCTGATTTAGATCGTATTTAGACAGGCTCCCCACACTCACAGTGAGCCCAATGAGGCAGGGAGATGACAAGGACTAAACATCCTGACTTCCCATGCCCACAGCACACATTCAGCAGAGTAAATAATTGTCTGATTAGGTCTGGGTGTTTGAAGAGATGGGACTGTTGCTGTGCAGCAGCACATGCTTTCTCCCCTCTCATTTCACCACTGGATGGGGACCCATACGTCTCTCAGACAGCTTAGTAAAAGACAGATTGTGGGCAGTGAAGAGGAGATGTAAAGATGCAGTAGTTCAACAGCAGACACCCTAAGCACACCCAGTTCCCCTGATACCCTTTTAAAggacacctggggggggggggggtttaaccAGAACAAAAAGGATTTCAACAAGGTCTCAAGGGAAATGTAGATGTGTGAGTGAGATGGCAGCTCTTGTCACAATCCACTTGTTTTTTAATTCCCATCTCTGTTCTCTTCCTGTGTGAGTGACTCACCAGACGATCCCCTGGGCTCCAGATCCTATGGGTCTGAGGTTCTGATAGCGCTTCAAAACCGTGAAAGTGGAATCTCCGACGTCTAAACTGTAATACTCTTTTTCACGCTTATTCCGATTCATGATGAAATCTTGAAAAACACACTGTATTTGGGCATCCAAGTGGGACTTGCTTTTCAAGACCTGAGAGAAAAGCAcgaaaagagagggtgagatgaATGAGGAAGAGGTATTGAGAGAATATTAGCATTGTATTATTCAGAACATTACCACATTAATTGTGTACAATGACAACATCTTCATCAGACCTAGGCTACAATGTGGATATATAACACTCAGGGAGACTTGAGTCTGCTTCGGACAGCGTTAACATCTGCATCTAGGAGGCAGGGCTATGTCATATAGGCTACGCTTTATCTAAACAGCTTTAGACCTACTTATGCACTAACATACAGTAGGCTGTAGTTCGGGGCTTTAAGGATCAGAATGTAGTCTGTATCAGTAAATCCATTATAAAACCCCTTCATAAAAGTATCAAAAACAAACAATTCCATAGCACAGATTAGGCTACTTCACAGCTATTAGCAATGACGCAATCAATGTTTTAACATTTTTGAACCCAAACTCTTTATTATTGGAAAATATTGGCCAAACTTCAAACCCTCTTTATCAACCAGCCATTCATTTCGTTTTGGTCAAAACCAAGATTTTAGAGCTAAATCACTGTGTGTCATGTTCAGCAAGCAACCAGATAAAATAATGACATTCTCAGATTTCTCTGAATATTTTGGTTGAATCCTGATGACCAAATGCCTCTTCAGACATGGGGAGGTAGACAGTTGGATTTCAGATGATCACAAGCCTAAGAGACGCCTGAGAAGAGATGTGAGTCCTCAAATCACATCACAGCCTGCAGAAATGGACCTAAAACTCATAGCTCAGCTTCTTGATCGGGCAATTgaaagacgagagagagagagagagagagagagagagagagagagagagagagagagagagagagagagagagagagagagagagagtcatggaTCTTTTATTGGGTTTGAAGATGACAAATCATTATTCAAATTTAGAACACTGTATTGAGTGGGCTTTTCGCTGACCGATGGCTGAACAATCCACAAACCAAGACTCGACCTCCATACGCATCaactttccctcctccccctcacgccattccctctctgctcttttctcatgtcatcttcctctcctcttctcggtcactcatctcccctccaaaaagctcctctctctcccttgcatcCTGTCTTCTccatgttctccctctctctctccttctggtatcctccctcctccctcaaacCCACACTTCTGTTCTCCTCTGATCTCTTCTCACAGACAATAAGACTGATTTGTTTCCTATGATGGGATCCTTTAGAGAGGAGATTCCTCTCAAAAAGATGAATCATGAGCATGATATAAAAATAGGGGAGAGTCTTGGCACTGCCACACcagtaacctgtaatgtgtgtcatctctgtctctcttcaacACTCCCAAGTACACATCCACATGAAACAGCCTCTtcagtagcctacttgaaaatGCTCCACTTGCATCTCACATTTTAGTTACAATCTAGTTATTTACAATATGAATGATCACTGCTCTGGTTGGCCCTATTATGCTACGTCAGTCCACTTAACAGTGCAGATGTTGCAAAACTATGTTATCAGAATCTTTTTACAGAGTGGAAGAACAGGTATGGTCAGCTTTTGGAGCAGGTTGCCAAAACTGTGGGCTCTTGTATGCAGGTCAAGGGTCAATCAAATCACACAGTGGATTGACCAATTAAGATGACCAGACAACAAATTACATAGTAAGCAAATGCTCATCACAAATATTGTGAGTGGATGACTCTAATGTCTGTGTTATAACCTGATAAGCTTAATATGCTATTCAGTTATGAACACTTTATTTTAGATTTATATAATATGGTCGATGTGATTTGATAACATAACTCATTTACCGCACCGCAAAATCAGCAATAGGTGATCAACCGTGCGGCGCTAAAATCGCAACGACACCATATTGTTCAATAAGTGTTGACCATTCAACCAAAATGTGGTTAACATGTAAAAAACAGCTATATTTGTAAGTAAAAACtaatatgtagcctacatgtacAGTTGCCAACGGCCAGAATGTAGGCTAGTGCTTAAAGTTGAAGATATAAGGTTACATTGTAACGCCGCCGTATGCTAGTTTATAACTAGTCTCAGTCATTTGTGAACGTCGTATCCTTTTACATTGTAGCATATCCTCAGGACTTTCACTAATAAGCTACCAGGGGGGTTACAGGCCAAACCTGTACCTTTTGGTCCAGTTGGCTTATTTTATGTGTTCTGTACGACCCATCAGTGGCCCATACCATCCCCCACGGCTAACAATAACATGCCTTCACAAAGATATACATCAAACTTACCCCTCTCCCAAAGAAAGCTTGAGTTAATCCAAAACTGTTCAACTGCGGTAGCCAATCCTTTCTCTGTAATACACAACTGAATGTTTGAagaaatatattatttattcCTTAGCAAGACAACCAGTGGTCCACTGCGTTTCCTTCCACTACCAGGCCTGGATCTGCAAAATACATGTGTACTACGTAATAACTGGAACCTCGTTTTGGTAAACTGGCCCATCCCATGGTTTACCCATCAGATTCAATTTGCAATCAGATTTTCACAATGTCAAGGGCTTCCGTGTTTTTAGTGATTCCAATGCCCGCTCTAAAGGAACTGCTCTATTATTTCCAAACGAAGCTATTTTGATCAGGAAAAATTATGTAGACTGATCCACGAAAAGCCCCTTCACTCGCATTGCACAAATCGAGCTTACCTAATCGTTGTGCTCCGTGACACAAGCAGTTTCTGCCATTTCATACCGATGTCGTCGAAACCGTACGATGTTGCGCGGTATTCAAGACCGCAACGTAGCCTTGGCTATTAATGCATTGCGCTGCGTAGGATTTTGCAACACGCGTAGGCTATATGCCTTGGCTACCCAATTGTGTCTATTTGACCTACTAAAATTGAGTGTTACAAACTTGACATAGGCCTAGCGTAAAAACGTTTTTGTATTGTAATTGAATTGGCATACCAAATTGTTTTGGAGTAGGCTAGACTAG
This DNA window, taken from Hypomesus transpacificus isolate Combined female chromosome 13, fHypTra1, whole genome shotgun sequence, encodes the following:
- the mapk8b gene encoding mitogen-activated protein kinase 8 isoform X3 codes for the protein MNRNKREKEYYSLDVGDSTFTVLKRYQNLRPIGSGAQGIVCSAYDHNLERNVAIKKLSRPFQNQTHAKRAYRELVLMKCVNHKNIIGLLNVFTPQKTLEEFQDVYLVMELMDANLCQVIQMELDHERLSYLLYQMLCGIKHLHAAGIIHRDLKPSNIVVKSDCTLKILDFGLARTAATGLLMTPYVVTRYYRAPEVILGMGYQANVDIWAVGCIMAEMVRHKILFPGRDYIDQWNKVIEQLGTPSQEFLMKLNQSVRTYVENRPRYAGYSFEKLFPDVLFPADSEHNKLKASQARDLLSKMLVIDASKRISVDEALQHSYINVWYDPTEVEAPPPLITDKQLDEREHTVDEWKELIYKEVFDWEERTKNGVIRGQPASLGAAVSGDTQQHQQHPHPSTSSSTSVNDVSSMSTNPTLTDTDSSLETATTAGGPLGCCR
- the mapk8b gene encoding mitogen-activated protein kinase 8 isoform X1, with the protein product MNRNKREKEYYSLDVGDSTFTVLKRYQNLRPIGSGAQGIVCSAYDHNLERNVAIKKLSRPFQNQTHAKRAYRELVLMKCVNHKNIIGLLNVFTPQKTLEEFQDVYLVMELMDANLCQVIQMELDHERLSYLLYQMLCGIKHLHAAGIIHRDLKPSNIVVKSDCTLKILDFGLARTAATGLLMTPYVVTRYYRAPEVILGMGYQANVDVWSIGCIMAEMVRGSVLFPGTDHIDQWNKVIEQLGTPSQEFLMKLNQSVRTYVENRPRYAGYSFEKLFPDVLFPADSEHNKLKASQARDLLSKMLVIDASKRISVDEALQHSYINVWYDPTEVEAPPPLITDKQLDEREHTVDEWKELIYKEVFDWEERTKNGVIRGQPASLGAAVSGDTQQHQQHPHPSTSSSTSVNDVSSMSTNPTLTDTDSSLETATTAGGPLGCCR
- the mapk8b gene encoding mitogen-activated protein kinase 8 isoform X2 translates to MNRNKREKEYYSLDVGDSTFTVLKRYQNLRPIGSGAQGIVCSAYDHNLERNVAIKKLSRPFQNQTHAKRAYRELVLMKCVNHKNIIGLLNVFTPQKTLEEFQDVYLVMELMDANLCQVIQMELDHERLSYLLYQMLCGIKHLHAAGIIHRDLKPSNIVVKSDCTLKILDFGLARTAATGLLMTPYVVTRYYRAPEVILGMGYQANVDVWSIGCIMAEMVRGSVLFPGTDHIDQWNKVIEQLGTPSQEFLMKLNQSVRTYVENRPRYAGYSFEKLFPDVLFPADSEHNKLKASQARDLLSKMLVIDASKRISVDEALQHSYINVWYDPTEVEAPPPLITDKQLDEREHTVDEWKELIYKEVFDWEERTKNGVIRGQPASLAQVQQ